In Xyrauchen texanus isolate HMW12.3.18 chromosome 27, RBS_HiC_50CHRs, whole genome shotgun sequence, one genomic interval encodes:
- the LOC127620689 gene encoding uncharacterized protein LOC127620689 translates to MLDSDTLLKLLCCVGIMQQMTLGDPTVAGCKSQKHKSHCVQESTKQEEQVGMPANVPLSDFTSIAMVEMEESNKKVDTDTTGNNDECLHMMSFPLSPVDLSKQRTFSETDTQSQRDLTGIGMSSDPDQPKQQILPEKDRTLAGGKCLADATCETTSDWTDASGITPDKSDEGRITKKEIISSSLKAQPTKTTQSFVFPETTGILDPEHKTEPVMSVRSIDSEASFKMSTKFKSETKEVKGLTMEKPMPTPQQSVSTLKNSSEFKVSMTSEQGEVSDIDVHSTDILDATNGVLQKQSVKDSITIPEVAPQNLTTVTMETGTGSTSDDKEKSQEKNAEIRVTRRPTKPRKTS, encoded by the exons ATGCTGGACTCTGATACTCTACTTAAACTTCTCTGCTGTGTA GGTATCATGCAGCAAATGACTTTGGGTGACCCAACAGTTGCTGGTTGCAAGAGTCAGAAACACAAATCTCATTGTGTCCAAGAGTCAACAAAACAG GAAGAACAAGTGGGAATGCCAGCAAATGTTCCCCTTTCCGACTTCACCTCTATTGCCATGGTGGAAATGGAGGAGAGCAATAAAAAAGTGGATACTGACACAACGGGGAACAATGATGAATGCCTGCACATGATGTCATTTCCTTTGTCACCTGTTGATTTAAGCAAGCAAAGGACATTTTCAGAAACAGACACACAGTCACAGAGGGACCTCACAGGAATAGGGATGTCATCAGACCCTGATCAgccaaaacaacagattttaccTGAAAAAGACAGAACTCTAGCAGGTGGGAAGTGTCTTGCTGATGCCACATGTGAAACAACATCTGATTGGACAGATGCCTCAGGTATTACCCCAGACAAGTCAGATGAAGGTAGGATTACAAAGAAAGAGATAATTTCTTCTTCCCTCAAAGCCCAGCCCACCAAAACAACTCAATCATTTGTTTTTCCAGAAACCACAGGCATACTTGATCCAGAACATAAAACTGAACCTGTTATGAGTGTTAGAAGTATTGACTCTGAAGCTTCTTTCAAAATGAGCACTAAGTTCAAGTCAGAGACCAAAGAGGTCAAAGGTCTAACTATGGAGAAACCCATGCCGACACCACAACAATCTGTCTCAACTTTAAAGAACAGCTCTGAGTTTAAGGTTTCAATGACATCAGAGCAAGGGGAAGTATCAGACATAGATGTCCATTCAACTGATATTTTAGATGCAACTAATGGTGTTTTACAAAAACAGTCTGTTAAAGATTCAATCACAATACCAGAAGTTGCACCTCAGAACCTGACCACCGTAACCATGGAAACCGGCACTGGCAGCACCTCAGATGATAAGGAAAAGTCACAGGAGAAGAATGCAGAAATTAGAGTGACTCGTCGACCCACAAAACCAAGGAAAACCAGTTAA